GCAACAGCATAGATCAGGCGCTCGGTTGACCGCAAGAAAATACACTGTCGCCAACGAATGGCCTCCCCTCAGATTGATTGTCTATGCTCACTACACATGAGCCATCTCAGCACTTCCCTAACCCTCCTTCTACGCCTAAATTGGCGGCTTGCTAGACGCTCTGGGGCAGCTAACTTCGCTACATGATCGAAGACCTCCTGAATGCCTTCACCGCTTTCGCCAGAGCATTCGAGATATAGATCCGCTCCAATGCTTTTTGCAGCCATCAACCCTTCTTCGGAATCTACGTAGTCCGTGGGCCTTTCCGTAAGCCGACCAGTAGCCTCTGCGAGCGTCCGAACGTCTTTCTTCAGCCCAAGGAGAATAGTCGGGATGCATGGGTCAAGATTGGCCAAATCTGCCTTCCACTATCGCATTATCAGTGCCGCTTGAGCAACGCCTGGTGACTATCATGATACGTACCTTTGCAAGAGAGTTCTCTAAGGTATCAGGGTCGCCAACAGAGAATGCAAGAATGATTATCACGTTTCTTGAGCCTGACAGTGCCCGGACGTATCCTTCCTCCATCGAATGTTGAATCTCGCTTAGCGAGAGTTGAACGGCTTCGTCCTCGTGATAATGATCGATCACATAGTTGTCGAAAATGTTTGGTGGCTGTGGCCGAGGTCATCAGTCTAGTACTCGACTCGTGGCCGCAGCATGGAGTTGTCATTATCTGCTGCTTACATGATACTGTTTCCAGGCGTATTAGCTGAATGACGCTGCACAACTATTGTTCAGAACCCCAAACCTTTGGAAAATAACCCAAGGCAAAGGCACTCAGAAAACTTGTTTTCCCGCAAAACCGGTCTCCAACAACGAGCACTTTCCTACAGAGGGTTAACGTTGGCCGCGCCGCAAATAGGCAAATAGAAGAAGGGAGGCAAGACGGGGTGAGGTTACCATCGAATCAACCTTTGCGATGGCATTTTTGTCCACGGCCCGACGAGCGAGTGAAGTAAATGATATTGGTGCTGTTCTTTTGCTCCTGGGTTGACTGCAGCGACTCAACTATATAAACATCATAGCGACATGATGTAGGTCGGTCGCATAACACGGTTTATGAGCGACTCGTATCAACAGAACCCGGCCTAACCTGGGTCGGGTGCACCTACGCCTCATTGAAAGGTGGTCCCGCCACGGACGGACTACGGAGTCGCGGCAGGATTTGCTAGCGTCGCAAGACGGGCTAGCGATCTCTTGCTCGTGTCTAACGACAACCAATCCGACAATACGCACCGTTCGAAGGGTCCCTCCCGAATGGCGATATTTGTCTCCTCGGCCGATAGTGCCGGTCCAACCGTTGCCGTGACCTTACCACCGACAAAGAGCTGCCCCGCGCTGTGCCCCCTGGCACGAGGCGTTAGGGTTAGGAATGGTATGAGAACTCAGATTCTCTTGCCCGTGTCCATCTGTGAGCCACTCAAATTGTGGCACCGAGCCATCGGTAGTACAAGGCCCTTTTGACCTAACGTATTCGTGAAGCCTTCTAGCCGTAGTAAATGGGTCTGTTGAGGTTCGTCTGCGCTGTaggcgcgctggcgctggttGTCAATATCACTACTTTGGCCTTCATAAATATCCCCGCCCTGGACAGCGCATTTAGTTACCGCCAGAGCCCGGTGCGGAATCGGTAGCGCAACAGTGGCTTGTTGTTGGAAATTACAAAGCGTGTTGGTGGCGGGACTTGGACGGCGCTGGCTTGCGCCCATCCATGCAGTGACCGGCGAGAGAGTCATGAATAACTAACACTACTAGTTAGTTGATGAGCCGTTGGCGGTTGCACGGTTGCGCGCGCGACGATCGATGGCAGAAACCCAACCCCATTGTGGAAGGCAAAACGACTGTTCGCGTTGGTTGAGAgcaccatcgccagccgAATCATCTCATGCGGCACTTGGGCCAGGCCCGGTAcccgcgtccgcgtcctTATAAGCCAATGTCTGTCGGCGGCCTGTCCTGCCAGAGACTAATTTACGTCCTCATCCCTATCACAGAGATTCAAAGGGCGGCCTTGCTGACCGAGCACCTCAACATGTTGCTGCCGACCTTGATCGCCACtgcgctcgccgcgcaggcctCGGCGCAGCTCATCTGGAACGCGAGGAGTCATGATGCCCCTCAGCCCAAAgacgagctggccgtcgacgaccgtgccagcagcaagcaccaACATACGCTTCAACAACCTacgggcggcgatgacaaCATCCCCGTGCCGCCGTTCAAGACGGGCCAGTACACACTCAAGGCGCAGGATAACAAGACGTGCCCGACGTACGGAGAGTCGCAATGGaccggcaccgtcgacgtCACCGACGCGCACCGCCTCTTCTTCTGGTTCTTCGAGAGCCGCAACGACCCGGCCAACGACCCCGTCATCGTCTGGATGAacggcgggcccggcgggtCGTCCATGTTTGGGCTCTTCAACGAGCTGGGCCCCTGCATCTTCGACCTCGATGCGACGGAGCCGAGCGCCAACCCGTGGGCGTGGAACCGCAACGCCTcgctgctcttcctcgaccagccggcgggcgtgggcttTGCGTCTCTGGCCGAGGGAGCGCCCATGCCCGCGGCCgatctcgacggcgcgccggggTTCCAGACCTTCCTCAACATCTTCTTTGGCGAGATATTCCGCGACAAGGCGCATCTCCCGATTCACATCGCGACCGAGTCCTACGGGGGTCACTACGGTCCGGTATACTTGATGCACATCCTCGATTCGCGCGCGTGCGACTCCAAGTCGGCGTTCTGGGGCAACATCACGTcgctcatcctcgtcgacgctctGCTGGACTGGACGGGCAACGCCATCGGCACGTACGAGCTCCTATGCTCCGActctggcagcagcagcccggccatCCTCAACTCGACGGCGTGTGACAAGATCCGCCATGCGCTCCCCGAGGTCGAGCGACTGGGATTATCCTGCGATCTGAGCCAAGACGGGCACGAGTGTGTCGCCCTGGACCAGCAGTACATGGACGAGATTGACATCTTCTACCGCGAGCTCATCAACACGGGACAGCGCAGCCCTTTCAACAGTGAGTGCTTGACATTGTCTTGTTCGTCATATGTGTCCGCGCACTGACCCGTGATGATGAGCAGTCCACCAGCCCTGCTCGAGCCTACCGCTCTGCTACCCAGGCAAGGGAAACTTCACGCGATACCTCAACCAGGCGCACATcaaggcggcgctcggcatcCCCGCATCGGTCGCCTACAGCGGCGTCAACCTCGCGCTCAACAACGCGTACGTCCGCGGGCGCGACCCGctcaagacgacgacgcgcgagctcgcggcggtgctggacgCGCACGAGAAGAagcacgtcggcggcagcggcggcggcggcagcctcggaGACATTCGCGTGCTGGtgctcaacggcaacgacgactaCATCGTCAACACGCCGGGCCAGCGGTTCGTCTACGACCACCTGGTGCgctggggcgggcaggccgacTACCGCATCGCGCGCTGGAGGGCGCTTCCagaggacgagctgggcggcgcgacgacgggcttctGGAAGGGGACCGACGATGGGCGGCTGGTGTTTGTGGGCGTGGACGGGGCGGGCCATACAGTGCCGGGGGATGTGAGGGAGGGGAGCTGGCGCATTCTGCAGcggtggatggagggggggtggcggcggcagcactAATAATGGAACCTTGGAAGCCTCCGGGCATGGCTCTCCGCTGTAGACCTCCAGAGCTCCGGCAACAGTGGGTGTTACCCGCCAGAGCATTGAGCACTGGATCCGTTCCATAGCTCCGCCGTTCTCCGATGCCCCGACCGTCTGCCGGAGGGCCATCGCTATAAGGTAGGGGTTGAGTTgatggccgccggcggtacTATAGCGGCCCGCGCTCCACTGGTAATCCCGGGCTGTTGATCCTCCGTAGCGGCTACTAAGGTACAACGTCTGGGGCCGCGGCAGCATGACTCCTTCAgtggcgccgacgacgccgacaccaGGGCTCTCTCTAGTTCAACTTATCACTGCCAtctcatcccatccatcattCACGCTCCGACGCCTTACCATCGAGTCGCCCTTCCAtcacatccatccatccacccacccacccacgcccgcgtcgtgccCATGGACCGCCCCGTCATCCCGTCATGagctcctccgtcgccgccgccccgcttctgcggcggcgcaacggCCGCCCGCAGGCATGCGATCAatgccgcggccgcaaggTCGCCTGCGACCATACCCAGCCCGTATGCAACCGCTgccgcgccaccggccgcgacgacgagtgtACATATACCATTTCCAGCTCGCGGCCGGTCCGACCGTGGCCCATGagctccgcccgccgccgcaacgagggccagcagggctCACCGAGCACGCCCGCGGCAGAGGCACGACCTGTCACTGCATCGCTTCACGTCTCGCTCCTcccagacgccgccgccttcccaAATGGCGTCCAGGACCGTGTCCCATCAGACGTGAtgacgccatcgcccagcTCGGACGAACAGGCTTCAGGCCCTCCCTcttctgcgccgcccgcgcccggccCTGGCTTCCTCGGCATCCTTAGTCACTCGGCCGTGTACGAAGAGACCAAAAACACCCTGTCGCTGCTACAGGGCTTCCGGCCCTGCATccctggccatggcgatgccgcccagGCGCACTTCCGCGACCCGTCGCAGGTGCTGTCCTCGCCCGTGCGGGAGATGTGCTTGGTCGTCCTGCGGAGCATtccctgcccgcccaagGGCCACATCGCCCTGCGCATGTCGCCGCATCCCTACGATGGCTGGGCGCGCGTggccgcccagcgcgtcctcgcAGGTCTGTACGAACGCTTCGGCGCGCACCTCGGTACCGCCCGGACCAacgcccagctcgaggacatggctCTGTTCCTGAGCCGAAACACCGCGCGGCCCTTCAACGACAACGAGCCGGACCCGGACCAATGGATAGGCCAGTTCACCGGCCCGAACTTGCGGTGGGAGTCTCTGGGCTTGCTCTTCACCTTCAGGGAGCTGGGCGGCTCGACCCTGAGCGACTCAGATCATGACATCGAGCAGTTCACCTGTGGACTAACCAGGCATTGGCCCGAGGTTGCCCAGGTGTGCCTCGGGCTCTGTGTCGATCTCACTCGCCGCTTCTCCGACGGCAACAGCATACTCTTGCAGCTATGCATCAGGCGGACCGTGTCGGAGTCGATCCTGACCGGCGACGCAAGTACGTTGACGCAGAAAAGACATTCGAGTAAGAAGACCCGTACTGACTCACCAGCGGGAAAGGCGCGTCTACTTGGAGATGCCTCGCAGAGTCCGTCTCCCTCATGACATTTTTAGGCCTTCACGACGAAACCGAGACGCCCGACTACCGCCCGTCACTGAGCTCCGAGTCCAGGCGAcgcatcgccgcccacgtcttCATCATGGACAAGGTCGTTGTCCTCTTCaccgggcggccgccgctcatcGGCCACCGTTATGCGTCcacaccgctgccgctggatCTTCAAGACCAAATTttgctcgccggcgacgaagccatAGCCCGTGCCTcggaggccctcgacgagcggGGCTGGAACACAGAGGGTGGGCTGTACGCATCGACCAGCCTCCGAGCGCGACTCATGATTGCTCTGATTCGCgatgagctcgtcgagaTTGCTCTGGGACGCTGGAGGCAAACACCCTTTGATAAGATGCTGTGGGTGGCCCTCCCCGCATCGCCGTTTGACCCATGGGCTTGCTGACAACAAAGACAGGGCCATCAAGGAGCGGCAAATCCAGACAATGGCAGAGTTTCCACCCTCCCTCATCTACCAGCCCGGTGAGCTTGACGCTCGCTCATCGAGCCCTGGTAGGGTGTACGCCAAGCTCCTGATTCAACTCGAACACTTGCAGAACCTCTTTGTGGCGgaccggctgctgctcaggCGAGGTGGCCTAGACCAGGGTGACTTGCTCCTGACGAGCTTCGAAATGGTCTCGTTGACGCTGCTGTTTTGGACAAACAAAGATCGCTTCGCCCTGGCACGGCCGGATTTTGCCTGGCTTGTGAGTATCCAGCTACCTTGCATTCGATCCCCTTGAaccccggccggcgacggacgacgacgactgacAGCAGACAGGTCATGGCCTacgccacgcccgcgggcggcatcctGTGCATGGAACTGCTCAACCCGTCCTTCAACGGCGCGCATCCTCGCAACGCCAAGATCACGCGCTCGAGCATCATCCAGAATCTGAGTCTGCTTATCGGCTTCCTGGACTGGATTggcccgtccgccgccaacggGAGCCTCTGCGCCAACTGCAGCGCCGTCATCCAGCACGTGCTCGACCACACGCTCAACACGACGGGATCCAGCAGTTGGCCgcccgaggccctcgacgagatGCAGCTCGACTTTAACTTTGAGCTGTTTGACACGTTTGAGTGGCTGCGCGCAGACTTGACGAATGAGtagcctgcctgcctgcctgcctgcctgcctgcctgcggtGCGACTCGCGCGTGCTGTCCCTCCGCCAACTCCTGCCCAGCGCCATGGCACACCATGGTTGCTAGACGTCGGCTTGGAATTCTCTAAAGCGATGCAAAGCGCTCAGCAACCGGTTCAATGTTGAAAGACGGCACTCttgcccccgccccctcacTTTCTCTGGTCTGGGACCCTGAGCTCGGGCCA
The genomic region above belongs to Purpureocillium takamizusanense chromosome 5, complete sequence and contains:
- a CDS encoding uncharacterized protein (MEROPS:MER0003541~EggNog:ENOG503NVP7~COG:E~COG:O), giving the protein MSVGGLSCQRLIYVLIPITEIQRAALLTEHLNMLLPTLIATALAAQASAQLIWNARSHDAPQPKDELAVDDRASSKHQHTLQQPTGGDDNIPVPPFKTGQYTLKAQDNKTCPTYGESQWTGTVDVTDAHRLFFWFFESRNDPANDPVIVWMNGGPGGSSMFGLFNELGPCIFDLDATEPSANPWAWNRNASLLFLDQPAGVGFASLAEGAPMPAADLDGAPGFQTFLNIFFGEIFRDKAHLPIHIATESYGGHYGPVYLMHILDSRACDSKSAFWGNITSLILVDALLDWTGNAIGTYELLCSDSGSSSPAILNSTACDKIRHALPEVERLGLSCDLSQDGHECVALDQQYMDEIDIFYRELINTGQRSPFNIHQPCSSLPLCYPGKGNFTRYLNQAHIKAALGIPASVAYSGVNLALNNAYVRGRDPLKTTTRELAAVLDAHEKKHVGGSGGGGSLGDIRVLVLNGNDDYIVNTPGQRFVYDHLVRWGGQADYRIARWRALPEDELGGATTGFWKGTDDGRLVFVGVDGAGHTVPGDVREGSWRILQRWMEGGWRRQH
- a CDS encoding uncharacterized protein (COG:L~EggNog:ENOG503NX02~TransMembrane:2 (i572-588o600-620i)), coding for MSSSVAAAPLLRRRNGRPQACDQCRGRKVACDHTQPVCNRCRATGRDDECTYTISSSRPVRPWPMSSARRRNEGQQGSPSTPAAEARPVTASLHVSLLPDAAAFPNGVQDRVPSDVMTPSPSSDEQASGPPSSAPPAPGPGFLGILSHSAVYEETKNTLSLLQGFRPCIPGHGDAAQAHFRDPSQVLSSPVREMCLVVLRSIPCPPKGHIALRMSPHPYDGWARVAAQRVLAGLYERFGAHLGTARTNAQLEDMALFLSRNTARPFNDNEPDPDQWIGQFTGPNLRWESLGLLFTFRELGGSTLSDSDHDIEQFTCGLTRHWPEVAQVCLGLCVDLTRRFSDGNSILLQLCIRRTVSESILTGDASASTWRCLAESVSLMTFLGLHDETETPDYRPSLSSESRRRIAAHVFIMDKVVVLFTGRPPLIGHRYASTPLPLDLQDQILLAGDEAIARASEALDERGWNTEGGLYASTSLRARLMIALIRDELVEIALGRWRQTPFDKMLAIKERQIQTMAEFPPSLIYQPGELDARSSSPGRVYAKLLIQLEHLQNLFVADRLLLRRGGLDQGDLLLTSFEMVSLTLLFWTNKDRFALARPDFAWLVMAYATPAGGILCMELLNPSFNGAHPRNAKITRSSIIQNLSLLIGFLDWIGPSAANGSLCANCSAVIQHVLDHTLNTTGSSSWPPEALDEMQLDFNFELFDTFEWLRADLTNE